In Pyrus communis chromosome 1, drPyrComm1.1, whole genome shotgun sequence, the following are encoded in one genomic region:
- the LOC137722869 gene encoding uncharacterized protein, protein MALSEFSLQYVPQKAVKGEALADFLAQHPSPYGFRGSEIDIGLVQTCDNYWTMHFDGSSIATSAGVGIVIQSLDHYRWCFSLKLDFNCTNNQAEYEAFIIGLHVLHDLRVARVLVLGDSELVINQLNGIFRCMSCTLAPYHMVAIYLAKSFERITFDHILRVRNIDADELTQLTSGA, encoded by the coding sequence atgGCTTTGTCAGAGTTCAGTTTGCAGTacgtaccccaaaaggccgtcaaagGAGAAGCCCTCGCCGATTTTTTGGCCCAACACCCCTCTCCTTATGGTTTTAGGGGCAGCGAAATCGACATTGGTTTAGTCCAAACATGCGATAACTACTGGACGATGCACTTTGATGGATCTAGCATCGCTACCTCGGCTGGTGTTGGTATCGTCATTCAATCCCTCGACCACTACCGATGGTGTttctctctcaagttagatttcaatTGTACGAATAATCAGGCTGAGTATGAAGCTTTCATCATCGGTCTTCATGTCCTCCACGACTTAAGAGTAGCCCGTGTCCTCGTCCTCGGTGATtctgaacttgtgattaaccaattAAATGGCatttttcgttgcatgagttgtactttggcaCCTTATCACATGGTTGCCATCTATTTGGCTAAGTCATTTGAGCGGATTACATTTGATCACATTTTGCGTGTTCGAAACATTGATGCAGACGAACTCACCCAACTAACCTCCGGAGCATAA